The Pseudomonas leptonychotis genomic sequence TGTAGGAGCGGGCCATGCCCGCGAAAAAATTCTGGGTACGCCAACCAGCGCGGAACAAGATCAAAGCCAGATGGCATTCCAGAACGGATAATCCCCGATCCGCTTGACCAAACCCGCACGCAGAGGATTGGCAACGATGTAACGGGCGACTGCTTGCAGGTCTTCCTCTTCGCGCAGGGCGTGATCATGAAAAGCTTTCGACCAGAGTGGCCCCGTTCTACCCAGGGTCCGATTACTGTGGCGGGAACTGGCGGACTTGAGCCGACTAACCACATCGCCGAGGTTGTCGGCCTCTCCAAGCTGAAGCAACCAGTGCACATGATCCGGCATCAACACCCAAGCCAGCATGCGGCTACTTCTGAGCAAGGCGGCG encodes the following:
- a CDS encoding REP-associated tyrosine transposase; the protein is MDERYSYKKAPGHAGLRRGRVSLSNTVYLITTTSENRESLFTHFPAACAAARCFEDAALLRSSRMLAWVLMPDHVHWLLQLGEADNLGDVVSRLKSASSRHSNRTLGRTGPLWSKAFHDHALREEEDLQAVARYIVANPLRAGLVKRIGDYPFWNAIWL